TACGCATTCATGGCAGATAGAGCCAGATTACTCATTAGTTCCCAAATAAAAAAAGGAACGAACATTGCCGCTGGCTTTGTAATGATTGCTGTGGGAGTGCTTTTAATAACAAAATCTTAATCGTCGTTGTCAAAAATCATCACTAAAAACTGATGACTCCGAAAAAAGCGGCAGTCTAACGATGAAGGTTGCACCTTGCCCAATGCCAGCACTTTTGGCGTTAATCGTGCCTTTGTGAAGTTCGACTAGGTGTTGGACGATCGCTAATCCCAATCCCAACCCCTTCGCTGCATTTGAATCTTTGGCTTGACGGAAGCGATCGAACACAAATGGCAGAAACTCAGCAGAGATGCCAATGCCACTATCTATAACACGAATTTCAGCATAATCTTCATTAGCTATTTGTCTTTGGCGATCGGTGAGTAATGAAACCTCTACTTGCCCACCTTCTGGGGTAAATTTAATGGCATTGGTGAGCAGATTGCAGATAACCTGTTGAAGCCGATCGGGATCGCCCATGACCGTAACAGAATCGCTTTGTGCAATAGTTTCTCGCCAAACCAGATCGATCGCTTTAGCTTGTGCGGTTTGAGCCACAGTTGCGATCGCCGTTTCAATTACCGATTTTAGTTCGACAGGCTCAAGATTCAAACGCAGTTTGCCTGCGGTAATGCGGGATATATCCAGCAAATCTTGCACCAATTTGGCTTGCAGCGTAGCATTGCGCTCGATCGTATCCAACGCTTTGGCCAACATAGATGGACTCGGTGGACTCGCACGCAGCAGGCGCGTCCAACCGAGAATAGACACTAGGGGAGTATTCAATTCGTGAGAAACGATTGACAGCAGTTCATCTCTTCTGTGGATGTCAGTTCTTGCTCGATGGAGTGCTTCCCCGCGCAGTTGTGCCATCTGGAGATGGGTGCTGACACGGGACACCAATTCCTGAGCCGAAAAGGGTTTGATCAGGTAGTCATCTGCGCCTGCTTCGAGTCCTTCCACCACCGCTTCAACTCCTGCACGGGCAGAGAGTAAGATGATGGGAACCTCTCTGGTGCGCGGGTCAGCCCGTAAAGTTTTGAGCAACTCAAAGCCGTCTAATCCTGGCATCATTACATCAGTCAGTATCAAATCGGGTACTCGATTTTGAACCGCCGCCAGCGCCCCTGTTCCATCTGCAACCGCTTCGACTTTCAGATGTTCGCTTAGTATTCGCGTCAGATAAGCTCGCATATCGCTATTGTCATCGACAAGGAGGATGTGAGAGTTTTGAGTTTTGAGTTTTGAGTTTTGAGTTGAAGAGTTTTCTTCTAACTGAGAACTTAAAACTGAGAACTCAACACTCCCGCCTTCGACGGGGAGCCAACGCTTTGCCTCTTGAACATAAGGGGCTTTACCTATTGCTGTTGATGCCAGACTGCGTGTTGCCGCGATCCGATCGCCTACGATGAGTAGTAGGCGATCGCTCGGTAAATGTTCTGTGCCAAAAGGAATGGCGATCGTAAAACAGCTTCCCTGCCCTACAGTGCTGCTGACATCAATAGTTCCACCATGCAGTCGAATCAGTTCGTGTACCAGAGCTAAACCGATTCCCGATCCTTCTAATGTTCGTGCCGTAGCGCCTCGGACTTGATAGAATCGCTCAAATAGATGGGGCAAATCTTCCGGTGCAATGCCTGTGCCTGTATCTCGAATCTGGAGAATGACTCGATCGCCATTAGCAGGATGCAGCCTAACTATAATTTCCCCTGCAAAGGTGAACTTAAAAGCATTAGAAAGCAGATTGAGGACAATTTTTTCCCACATTTCACGATCTACATAAACTGGCTCTGGTAGCGGTGGACAATCGACAATCAGCCGCAGTCCTGCTCGTTCTATTGCCGAACGGAATACGCTTGCTAACTCAGTCGTAAACATTGCCAGGTCAGTAGGTTCGTAGATGGCTTCCATACGTCCGGCTTCAATGCGGGAGAAGTCAAGTAAGGTATTGACCAGTTTCAGGAGGCGCAAGCCGTTGCGGTGGGCGAGTTCCAGACGTTCTCGTTGAGGGGATGCAAGGGGATAGGCGCGATCGCTCAAGGCATCTTGCAGAGGAGCCAGCAATAACGTTAGTGGTGTGCGGAATTCATGGCTGACGTGAGTAAAGAAGAGAGTTTTGGCGCGATCGAGTTCTGCCAGAGATTCTGCTCGTTGGCTTTCTTGTTCGCGGGCAGCCTGTTCTCGGATGAGTTGGATGCGGTCAGCTTCAGCTTGTTTGCGCTCGTTGATGTTACGGAAGACCATCGTCACTCGTCGATCCTGCGGATTGCCGTAGGGAAACACATCGACTTCAAACCAGATATTGAGATACTCCTGAAGCATCTCAATGTGAACCCGGTCGTTTGTGACAAGTGCCTGGTGGTAATGCTCAAACCAAGCTGGCTCAATCGATGGGATGAGTTCCTTCAGGGTTTTGCCCTGGGCCTGGGTCAATCCGGTGTGGACCTCAAACGAGGGACTGACTTCCAGGAAGCGACAATCGACGGGTTTATCGTCAGGGTCATACAGCACTTCGATCAGCGCGAAGGCATCCTTAATCGACTCAAACAGCGATCGATATTTTGCTTCTGATTCGCGCAGGGCTTCTTCAGATTTTTTACGATCGGTAATGTCGTAAGAGACCGCAAGCGCAGCATCGATCTGTCCATTTTCAGCCCGAAGCGACGTTCCCCGTGTGAT
This window of the Aerosakkonema funiforme FACHB-1375 genome carries:
- a CDS encoding ATP-binding protein; amino-acid sequence: MQPEDDRDRRTAIEALQESERRLQEKTAMLERAERVGGMGHWTYDVVTKEMFWSPQARRIFVGDCEFELSYEAALHLVHPEDLSGLWAATEDAIARKSPLEVEYRIIRPDGIERTVYLSTDIEFDAAGQPIKMFGIVQDVTDLKRREAKHEQTEAALHELEQRLWATIENLPGGALFVVDRDLRYLLAKGEALAIAGFKPEDFVGRTIFELLPPELAANYEPMYRQALAGEPFQVEHNAHDRTYITRGTSLRAENGQIDAALAVSYDITDRKKSEEALRESEAKYRSLFESIKDAFALIEVLYDPDDKPVDCRFLEVSPSFEVHTGLTQAQGKTLKELIPSIEPAWFEHYHQALVTNDRVHIEMLQEYLNIWFEVDVFPYGNPQDRRVTMVFRNINERKQAEADRIQLIREQAAREQESQRAESLAELDRAKTLFFTHVSHEFRTPLTLLLAPLQDALSDRAYPLASPQRERLELAHRNGLRLLKLVNTLLDFSRIEAGRMEAIYEPTDLAMFTTELASVFRSAIERAGLRLIVDCPPLPEPVYVDREMWEKIVLNLLSNAFKFTFAGEIIVRLHPANGDRVILQIRDTGTGIAPEDLPHLFERFYQVRGATARTLEGSGIGLALVHELIRLHGGTIDVSSTVGQGSCFTIAIPFGTEHLPSDRLLLIVGDRIAATRSLASTAIGKAPYVQEAKRWLPVEGGSVEFSVLSSQLEENSSTQNSKLKTQNSHILLVDDNSDMRAYLTRILSEHLKVEAVADGTGALAAVQNRVPDLILTDVMMPGLDGFELLKTLRADPRTREVPIILLSARAGVEAVVEGLEAGADDYLIKPFSAQELVSRVSTHLQMAQLRGEALHRARTDIHRRDELLSIVSHELNTPLVSILGWTRLLRASPPSPSMLAKALDTIERNATLQAKLVQDLLDISRITAGKLRLNLEPVELKSVIETAIATVAQTAQAKAIDLVWRETIAQSDSVTVMGDPDRLQQVICNLLTNAIKFTPEGGQVEVSLLTDRQRQIANEDYAEIRVIDSGIGISAEFLPFVFDRFRQAKDSNAAKGLGLGLAIVQHLVELHKGTINAKSAGIGQGATFIVRLPLFSESSVFSDDF